A region of the Pseudarthrobacter oxydans genome:
AGGTTGCTGCGCACGGTGCCGCTGAACAGGTAGGGCCGCTGCGGGACCAGGCCGATGTGCCCCCAGAGCAGGTCCGGGTGCAGCTCCCGCACGTCCACGCCGTCCATCCGGACCGAGCCGCTGGTGGCGTCGAACAGCCGGGGCATGAGGTTCACCAGGGTGGTCTTGCCGGACCCGGTGCTGCCGATGATCGCCGTCGTCTGCCCCGCCCGGGCGGTGAAGCTGATGCCGGAGAGGACGGGCTGGTCGGCACCCGGGTAGGCGAATCCGACGTCGCGCATTTCCAGCTCGCCGCGGCGCACCTCGCTGCTGAGGGGGTTCCGTGGCGGGCGGACGCTGGATTCAGTGCGCAGCACCTCGCCGATCCGGTCCGCGGAGACGGCGGCTCGCGGGATCATCACGGCCATGAAGGTGGCCATCATGACCGACATCAGGATCTGGATCAGGTAACTCAGGAACGCGATGAGCGTGCCCACCTGCATGGAGCCGTCCTGGATGCGGAACGAGCCGAACCAGATCACGGCCACGCTGGAGACGTTCAGCACCAGCATCACCACCGGAAACGCGAGCGCCATCAGCCGGCCGGCACGGAGGGCGGTGTCCGTGACGTCGTCGTTGGCCTGGGCGAAGCGCGCGGTCTCGATGTCCTCGCGGACGAACGCGCGGACCACGCGGATGCCGGTGAGCTGCTCGCGGAGGACGCGGTTCACGGTGTCGATCCGCTTCTGCATCTTGCGGAACAGCGGCACCATCCGGGCGGTAAGCAGGCCGACGGCGATGAGCAGCACCGGGACGGCGACGGCGATCAGCCAGGACAGCTGCACGTCCTGCCTGATGGCCATGATCACGCCGCCAATGCTGAGCATGGGCGCAGTGACCAGCATGGTGGCGGACATGAGCACCAGCTGCTGGACCTGCTGGACGTCGTTCGTGGATCGCGTGATCAGGCTTGGCGCGCCGAACTTGGTGACTTCCTGCTCGGAGAACTCCCCCACCCGTTTGAAGATCGCGCCCCGAAGGTCCCGGCCCACGCCCATGGCCGCCTTCGCCGCGAAGTACACCGCGATCACCGCGCACACGATCTGCAGCAGGGTGATCGCCAGCATCACGCCGCCCAGGCTCAGGATGTAGCCGATGTTCGCCTTGGCCACGCCCTCGTCGATGATGTCCGCGTTCAGGGTGGGCAGGTATAGGGACGCGATGGACTGCGCCAGCTGGAAAACCACGACGGCGGCGAGCAGCGGCCGGTGCGGCCGCAGGTATTCAACAAGCAGCTTCCAGAGCATGGGCGGCTCCTGACACAGTGTCCACAAGAGGTGGTGCGAAGGTCAGTTTACGTCCGGAGGCTGGGAACAGGGCTGGGTCTCACTGGAGAATCCGGGCTGGTTCTCGGAGGGCGTATTTTGCTGATCCTGCAGGGAACATCAGGGCTTGCGTCTTGCCTCCCAGAATGCGCGTATTGCAAACCATCGTTATACGTTCTGTACATGACTGACCTCACTGATCTTGATCGCAGGCTGCTGTCTGCCCTCCGCGAGGACGGCCGGGAGTCTGTGGCCAGCCTGTCGCGCAGGCTTGGAGTGGCGAGGGCTACCGTGAATAGCCGCCTTGAACGCCTGCTCGCCTCTGGAACCATCGTGGGCTTTACGGCACGGGTCCGTGACGAAGTAGATCCGCTGACAATTCGCGCCATCACGCTGATCGCGGTCGAGGGCAGGTCTGCCAACAACGTCATACGGGAGTTACGCGGTTTTCCGGAAATCCGCGCCTTGCACACCACCAACGGCGGCTGGGACCTCGTAGCGGAACTGGCCACCGAAAACCTCAGCGGCTTCGACGATGTCCTTGGCAGGATCCGTGCGGTCAATGGCGTGCTCAACAGTGAAACAAGCCTGCTGCTCAGTTCGGTGCTCAGGTAGGGGCCCCGAGCGCATGATCTTGCACAATGCCAGAAATGACCTGGCAAAATGCATAGGCATTTGACGAAAGGTACGCGCTTTGCTCATTGTGGCCGCTTATCGGCGCCGAATACCGTGAGGACACTAATGGTTCACACGGAAGAAGGAGCGCAATGACGCGTTTTGTGGATGTTCACAACATGGTTCGCTGGGTGGCCCGCACGGGAACGCAAACCATCATCTCGGAAATGATGGACTACCTTGAGGACGACTTCCGCCGCTGGGAATCCTTCGATAAGACTCCCCGGGTGGCCAGCCACACCCCGTTCGGCGTCATCGAGCTAATGCCCACCAGCGACCACGAGACCTATGGTTTCAAATACGTCAATGGTCACCCCTCGAACCCCGCCCGAGGCTTCCAGACCGTAACCGCATTCGGAGTGCTGGCAGATGTCCACAACGGATACCCCACGTTCCTGACGGAGATGACGCTGCTGACAGCCCTGCGGACTGCAGCCACTTCCGGCATGGTTGGCAGAAGGCTTGCCCGCCCCGGCTCCTCTGTGATGGCCATGATCGGCACGGGAAGCCAGTCGGAGTTCCAGGCTTTGGCGTTCAAGGCCGCCCTCGGGATCACCACCCTCCGGGTCTGGGATACTGACCAGGCCGCCATGGCGAAGCTGCTGCGCAATGCGGCACCGCTGGGTTTCGATGTCCACATTGCGTCCTCTGCGGCCGACGCCGTCCAGGGTGCGGACGTCATCACCACGTGTACCGCGGACAAGGCCAACGCCACTGTCCTCAGCGCAGACATGATCTGCCCCGGCGTCCACATCAACGCCATCGGCGGGGACTGCCCGGGAAAGACCGAACTTGACGCCGCCATCCTGGAACTCGGCGAGGTGTTCGTGGAGTACACGCCGCAGACCCGAATCGAAGGCGAGATCCAGCAGATGCCGGCGGACTTTGCCGTGACCGAGTTCTGGCAGGTCCTGGCCGGAGGGGCTGCAGGGCGGTCAACGCCTGAGCAGGTCACCATCTTCGACTCTGTCGGCTTCGCCATCGAGGACTTCTCCGCCCTCCGCTATGTGCGGGATGCGGTCCAGGGATCCGACTTCTTCGAAGAGATCGACCTGGTCGCAAACCCGGAGGATCCCAAAGACCTCTTCGGCCTGGTGGGCGCGCTCTCCCCGGTCGGCTAGCCCGGCTAGTTCAGCTCGAGCACGTGCAAGCTTAGCCACAGCACCAGCGTGTCCTCAGGCTGGTCCAAATCCACGCCGAAGAGGTCACGCAGGCGCTTGAGGCGGTACCGGAGAGTGTTCTGGTGCAGGGACAAGGCTGCCGCTGTCCTTGCGGAATCGCGGGAGCAGTCAAGGTAGGTTCTCAGCGTCAGGGCATATCCGGTGCCAAAATCGGCGTCGTACTCTTGGATTCTCCGGGCGGCAGCGGACAGAAGGTGCGGTGCCGCCCGGAACGCCGCGGCCAGCTCCAGGAGGGTGAGGCGGCTGCGGACCTCCCCTGCGCTGGCGTACGTGCCCGGGAAGCCGTCCGAGGCGAGCATCAGCAGGACAAGATCGGCGTCATGCCGTGAACGGCTGATGTCCGAGACGGCGTCGACGGCGGGACCCGCCGCCGCCCGCAGCTCAACTCCCAGCGATGCCCGGGAACGATCGTTGAGCCTCCGGGCAAGGGCTTCGATTGACCCCAGGGACGACGCAGCCGCCGCCGGGAATATTGCATAAATGGTAGAGCCCGCCTGCA
Encoded here:
- a CDS encoding ABC transporter ATP-binding protein; translation: MLWKLLVEYLRPHRPLLAAVVVFQLAQSIASLYLPTLNADIIDEGVAKANIGYILSLGGVMLAITLLQIVCAVIAVYFAAKAAMGVGRDLRGAIFKRVGEFSEQEVTKFGAPSLITRSTNDVQQVQQLVLMSATMLVTAPMLSIGGVIMAIRQDVQLSWLIAVAVPVLLIAVGLLTARMVPLFRKMQKRIDTVNRVLREQLTGIRVVRAFVREDIETARFAQANDDVTDTALRAGRLMALAFPVVMLVLNVSSVAVIWFGSFRIQDGSMQVGTLIAFLSYLIQILMSVMMATFMAVMIPRAAVSADRIGEVLRTESSVRPPRNPLSSEVRRGELEMRDVGFAYPGADQPVLSGISFTARAGQTTAIIGSTGSGKTTLVNLMPRLFDATSGSVRMDGVDVRELHPDLLWGHIGLVPQRPYLFSGTVRSNLLYGKPDATEDELWTALEIAQARDFVERMDGGLDAPISQGGTNVSGGQRQRLAIARALVKRPELYIFDDSFSSLDTGTDARLRQALKRSTAGATLVIIAQRVSSIVDADQILVLDGGRIVGRGTHSELLETSETYREIVSSQLAAEETV
- a CDS encoding Lrp/AsnC family transcriptional regulator; the protein is MTDLTDLDRRLLSALREDGRESVASLSRRLGVARATVNSRLERLLASGTIVGFTARVRDEVDPLTIRAITLIAVEGRSANNVIRELRGFPEIRALHTTNGGWDLVAELATENLSGFDDVLGRIRAVNGVLNSETSLLLSSVLR
- a CDS encoding ornithine cyclodeaminase, with the protein product MTRFVDVHNMVRWVARTGTQTIISEMMDYLEDDFRRWESFDKTPRVASHTPFGVIELMPTSDHETYGFKYVNGHPSNPARGFQTVTAFGVLADVHNGYPTFLTEMTLLTALRTAATSGMVGRRLARPGSSVMAMIGTGSQSEFQALAFKAALGITTLRVWDTDQAAMAKLLRNAAPLGFDVHIASSAADAVQGADVITTCTADKANATVLSADMICPGVHINAIGGDCPGKTELDAAILELGEVFVEYTPQTRIEGEIQQMPADFAVTEFWQVLAGGAAGRSTPEQVTIFDSVGFAIEDFSALRYVRDAVQGSDFFEEIDLVANPEDPKDLFGLVGALSPVG